The genomic DNA GTTGGTTAATCTGGTATATATGAACCAGGAGTACAGTGCATGCATACAAGTTTGTATTACAAGATCATCATTCAGAAAGTGCTCTTGATAACTTGCTGATACGTAACCAATCTGttggtgggatggggatgttttatttttttttttttttttttgtcttttctgcctctttcccttcctccagaacACTTTGCAGAATAACATTTGGAAACTCAGCCCCCTGTGTCTTCCATAGCATATATGAGCCAAGCATAGAGGGCGAACTCAGGAATAATGGAAGTAGTGTTAGAAACAGATCTGAGCAGTGCTCATGTGGAGCAGCCATGCTGCCTGGGAGGCTGTACCCCTGCAGCACCAGATGTACTTTGCTTCACTGAATTTagctcctgctctgtgcaggctTCTGTACGGTCTCTGCTGGCAGGCTGGCACGGCGTTACAAGTCTTAGTGTCACTGCTGTTATCTCTAGAGCTGTTGTGTATGTATCTGTGTGTATGTTGTGTGTGTATCCATTGTTAAAGAAGGTGGAGATAGCTTTAATTGGAAGTCAGCTTTGTCACAGTGACCCTGCTTGGAAGTTATTCAAGTTCTTGAATAGGTCTGGCTTGTAATTTTTATAGTTCCTAGTATTAAGAGTGAATACGTTCCACAGTGCTCACGTTCAGCCTGTGTTTCATCATGTTAAGACTGAATTTTAGCTGAGGAAAAAGGATGGTGGAGTCACAGCGTTGAGAATTTTGGAAAAGGTGGCTGCTGTAAATGCTAAATTAATATATGTACTTAGAGTGAATAACGTGTAAAGAATACTTAAGTGTTCTAAAAGAATGGAGATTTGTTCAAAGAGTGTTTTGGtattacagtaaaatattttgtaaagatGGAGTCTTGCATCAAgtattaaaaggaaattatcCTTAATTAATATGAGTCCCTCTGTCCCACCTGCAGTGGGATGATAAGAGAAGGATGTTGCGAGCTGTTTGTGTTGCTGTAGTTTATGGGTGACTTAACAAATGCATGGCAAGAAACCTGTCAGAACACTGACAGTCACAGCAGCTTTGTCTGTACTTTGACATCAGTAAATGCTTCaatattgcatttatttacatGGATATCAACTCTGGTAGCCTAGACTTTTGTTGGTGACTGAGGTTTtaggtttctttttctgaatttagCTTTTCATACTGAGAACTCTAGTCAGAGCAAAAAGATTTTACATATTTGAAAGAATATAAGCCTATCAGCAGTAGAAATACGtatataaatgcaaataaatgcaaTCCTTTAAGAAACCTGATGGAAATTAGTCAATTATAGGACAGAATATTGCATTTAATAAAAGTTGCCGTGACTTTAAGCTTTGTGTACCTTTAGTGGCAGGTACTTTTCCTTCACTGTAACAAGGATCCCAAGAGGTAAGGATTGATCAAGCTATAAGATGTGACTTTTTGATTTAACATTattacatctgtttttctgcttgccTGCAAACAGGTGAGTTGCTGACGGTAGCTGGAATCAAGGAGGAAGCAGAATTTGAGTTTCAGAGCTGAAGTCAGTGTAGTTCAGTTATGGACGTTTTGTGGTAGAAGTTGGACTGGGCTGGCCTTTCAAAGGTACAGGGAGATCTGGGGACAGCAGAATCCAGAATTCTTTGCCTTCCAATAGTTCCCTTGCTGTAGGAATGGTCCAGAAGTTGCTCAGCCCAGAAcaatagaaacagaaattccaaactgcttcctttctctttcttctcacaCTCCCACtcttaacaaaaacaaacaaacaaaaaaaaacaaacaaaaaatcccaaacacaGGAGACTGAATAAGTACGCAAACTAAGTACTGCTCTTTcacacaaatgcagaaaaatgaactAATGTTTAAATGCACCTTTTTTTCATCAGCTCCTGGGCTACAGCGAAAAGCCTGTAAACCTGCAGATGTTCATCGGAACTGCAGATGATCGCTACTTAAGGCCTCATGCATTTTACCAGGTGCACCGAATCACTGGAAAAACTGTTGCTACAGCAAGTCAGGAGATAATCATTGCCAGCACAAAAGTTTTGGAAATACCACTTCTTCCTGAAAATAATATGTCAGCCAGGTACTTTGCAGCTCTTCAGCTgatatgtcttttttttctttccatttgtaCTAAAGGAACATTTGGTAAAACAGCATATTTATGATTCGTGATAAATGTGTCAGCGCTCAGAAATAAGTCTGCAGGTAATGTTAGAAGTAATGAAGCAGGGAAACAAGGAAGCTCATGTGATTGATGGGAAGATGAACGACTTGGGGGTTTATACTTTCCATCTAATCTGTACATATGTATGACCCCACATTTGTAGAATTGCATGTGAACTATAACTGGCTGGTAGAGTTcagctgcttgtttttcagtaaCGTGGTTGTCTGACTTCTCATATCCTGACAGacattttctcttaaatttttttttttaacagatcttgacagattttttttaacagtcttGACAGATAGAATGTGCCAAATAACAGTTTAATACTGCTTAGTTTCAGCAACAGTTATACTgctctgttctgcctggagTCCATGAAGTGAGCGAAGCAGCTGTTTGTTAATGTAGCTTGTTGTCTATTTCTAATGAGACTCCTAAGGCCAGCTTAGATTTCCTAAAGTTACAGATCTCAGGCTTCTTCCACTGAATGCTCTGGAATCACAGTAACAGTCTTCAGAAGCTTCTGCGTTATTTGATTGAAGTATTGTGTGGCTTATGTGAATAATCAATAACCATACGGAAGGGAAGCTGGGACGTGACAGCTGCAGTTCTGTCATTCTCTCTTCCTAAGCTGAACTAAATATCATCCTTGTAAATGTTTACTGTGTTACACAGCTTGCTTTGAATAACACTAGAGGttgaaaaaagcagcagctagGTGTTTGTAAGGCAGAATATATAAAATTTGCTGACCTTTGACACTAACATCTGTTAatggaaacatttaaaacagCCTAACATGGGGAAAATTTGCATCATCTTCATTCTTTAACAGAAAGGCTTGCAGAGTATACGTAAGCAAaagtttgatttgttttcttccatttctcttctAATCCATCCTTCCTCACCTCCCTCCAGTATCGATTGTGCGGGTATCTTGAAACTTCGCAATTCAGATATTGAGCTCCGCAAGGGAGAGACAGATATTGGAAGAAAGAACACCAGAGTCCGACTCGTGTTTCGTGTTCACATCCCACAGCCTAGTGGAAAAGTCTTATCTCTGCAGACTGCTTCCATACCTGTTGAATGCTGTAAGATTGCTTTAACTATATGTAATTCATACTCATGTTTCCTGCACATGTCTGTAATAATGTCATTCTGATGACATTTATTGTCAGAATATCTGTAATGATTGTGTGTGAAATTGTGTGTAAGGAgcttaattaagaaaaaatgatacCTGTTTATTTGAGGATGGTACTTAGCAGTGGGTAATCTGGAGGTTCTGAGGAGCAGTGTTTTAAGCTTTAAACCTAATACTGCAGTCACACACTATCAGCTTAAGAAGCTCCTGTATGCAGAAGGAGGCAGTggtgaaattatttattttaggaagaaatgatACCTTTCATTTACAACAGTCTGTATGCCATTACTTGTTTTACAGCAATACCTGATGAGCAGCTGAACTTGTAGGAAGTTCATGTCTTTAAATGCTGGCAGTAAGGAAACGTATCAAATAAGAAAGTAGCTTTTAAAGTACTTTTTAACTTACTTTTCCTAACTTGAAAATTGCATTTGCTGTAACAGTAGAATCTGTTGGGTTTAATGGCTTCTTAttgtttgttaaaataattatgttgAAATTAGGTAAATAGAGCAAACAAGTTAAATTATGCACAatttatatacttatatataatgtataattTAATATATACAAGTATATATTTATAGGTGACTTTTAGTTTCTACTCCAGTGCTTTAGTTTAGGGCCATAGGAGAATTGCTGCTATGGTGATAACTGCgagtaatgtttttcttcttccttttgttttaaagctcaGCGATCTGCTCAAGAACTTCCTCAGATTGAGAAGTACAGCATCAATAGTTGCTCAGTCAATGGAGGCCATGAAATGGTGGTAACAGGATCTAATTTCCTTCCAGAAtcaaaaatcatattttttgaaaaaggaCAAGGTAAATGCTTCCCTCCTTTTATTCcttaacaacaaaacaaacaaacagcaccTGAGCTTAATTTTAGGAAGAaaggatgtttttaaaaataacaaaatgaagtcTGAAGTAGGAATTTGAAACTTGAGTTTGAGCAGTGATCTATAGGTGGTTGGCAGTGATTGCTGACAACAGAGCTTGTGATTCGGGaagacagctgcagcagaactggCTTTGAGAAAGGATGCAGTTAATAGATcgtatcatttattttcttcttcttgataTAACAAGAAAAGGTGAGAAACGAAAATGGGAACTAATGGAAATGTACTGgttttcactgatatttttgGTGTTACTTCATGTTTTATCATTACGTGGAACTTAATTATTTATTCTGCTTCAAGGCTTTGGTTGCAATCAGAGCTTTTTCAAAGACACTAGCTTAGCTCTCCTGTTATTTTAggttaaaattttaaaatatatctcaataaatgtattaaaaatacatgactAAATATGTATATCACAAAACCTAAtattaaaattgaattttttaCTCAGTCTCTGATTCTTCAGAGTCGCAGTCTAAGGGCTCATTTAGTTTTGGTGGTTGCCTCAGAAACATACAGGCTCAGTTCCTGCAAGTCTCAAATATAGATAGAAAATTCACTGAGAAGTTACATTTGTGATGTAAGAACTGTCTGTAACAGATGTTAATGTGGAAAATTAGTagaagaattttgctttttagcTGGAgttaagccttttttttttttccctagttttGTCATTTTCCAGAAATACCTACTATTTGCATAACAAATTTTGTTTAATAATGCAACTACATCAACTGGGGAATTCGACACTCAAAAACGCTATGAAAATATCTTTGCTACTCTTTCCTGAAAAATTGAAACCGGTATTCCAGTTCCAGCAGTGATAATTTAACTTACTCAAATGTTGGATAATTCAGCATCTTGGAGCAGTGTGTATATGTAACGTGTGCACCTGTGTTATCACTAAACAAAGTAAATTAAGGGGTTGCAGCTAAGTCCAATTCTGCCACatccttgtttttcttaaatatttaagtagaagtgtggtgattttttttaattggcaaaTGTAGCATGAGTTGCTCTTTTAATGTATGGTATATGTTGATATCCATTTTTTCAGGTTGTACTTTTAAGCCCTTTTGaggacacactgctgctggacTGTAGATTAAGGATGGCAGGTTGTGCTAGGTCAGAACCAGGAGGATGTTTGCCAAGGTGCAGTGACTTccctcacagcacagacagcttgCCCAAAGTTGAACTACAGGGCCTTTTGGTTCTGCAGCACGTATTTGTCTTCGTTTTATAACCTTTGGATATGTACAGGCAGCTATGGTATATATTGTTTCTCACATGGTGACTGAACCTGTTAATCTTCAGCATGTTTGTTTGAATAATCCTAAGCAGTATTAGTTATTtaccttcatttttaaaaattagttGGGAAAAAGAATCCCTCCAACCACACTGCCTCCTTTAGAGTCAGATCCAGCTGTTTGTAATCAGGTTCTGTTAAATGCAGAATCTTACACAACATTCAGCTTCAGTGACTGCAGCACTTAAACTCCAAAGAATCCCTATGCAGTAATGTATCTCACAGAATTGCTGTTTTATGACTGACAGTAAATGCACTTCTCAAGTATTTAACATTAAGTATTTAAGGATTGTAGAAGATGCTTTTTGCTTcaattttttgttaatttctcCCAACAGATGGACGACCTCAGTGGGAggtagaagggaaaataattagGGAAAAGTGTCAAGGGGTgagaaactttctttttctttctttagaaattaTGTCTTAAAGTGAGGATCTACTCCTCTTCATTGTTCTGAAATTTAGACTTTGTTTAGCAAAAGCAGATATTGTCTGATTCAGACAGACAACTGGAGACTTCTAAATTGCCTTGATTCTTTAAAGTAGCCATTAAGATGACGTGCTGAAAGAACTGGAAGTAGTGTGCTTGAGAAAGCattgcaaaaagaaattcaaattggacaaaaaaaaacctgaagataAGTTCTGTAAGATGACAAGTAATTTCCAGCGCATTAGAATCTTTCTTTCAAGCTTGAGTGAGCCAAAGTGCAATTCTTTTTGACTCCTGCTGTATTTTATGCACTGGCAGCCAAATGAAGCATCATTTACAAGTGTCTCTTTAATTACCAGTGCTACCTTCAGAACGCTTCGgtttaggaaagaaaagaagtctcTGGTTTACAGTTTGCTAATAGTGCTGCTTTGATATGTAATATTGGCATAAATTTGAAGTTCATCTGTTGAGGAATATCAGTTTGCTTTAGTTTTACTGTTAAACTGTTTTGGTTCTGTGATTAATAGCAgtttcatttgcatttaatatgtaaaactttttcttcaaaactttcTTACAGGCAAACATCATACTTGAAATCCCACCATACCACAACAAAACTATTACAGCTGCAGTTCAGGTGCAGTTTTATCTCTGCAAtggcaagaggaaaaaaagccaatctCAGCGTTTTACTTACACACCAGGTactaaatgtaaaaaaaaaaaaaagtaaaaagctgcattttacatatatattttttaaggtAAACATTTGAAAGTAGTTCGGACAGTCTTTGTACCTTTGACAGGTAGATGCGACTAGCTTTAACTGTGAAATTTAGAGTAATAAGCCACAGGGCTACAACTACAGccaattatttctttgttacaCATTTTACAGAATAATTTGCATTTTACCATTTTTTGAGGATGATTATAAGTCTCAGAATTTGCTTCTCATTAACCAGTGATGACAGAGAGGGCAGTGAGGTCACAGAATATCAGGTTCTGTGCATCcggttctgtgtttttttttccctcccaaaTATCCACAAAAACAGTTtcagatataaggaaaagaaagaaaagttgtttttttttccccagacatATTGCAGCCCTTTCTGAGataatatttttgaatttgaacagaagtgaaaaccgtgtttcagttaaaaaaacaaaacaagtctTAATCCTTTATGTTTGGCACGAGACAATACTAGATATACAGTGCCTCCTGCTTTGCCTGCCACTACCTTGCTATTAAGAAATTTGTGCCCACTGAGAGTGGTCATAGTTTACAGGGAACAAACGATGAGTCCCGATCCTTTACTGCTGTTTGGAGGACCTAAGGTCAGATACCTAACGGAGTCTTTTTTATGAATATTGAAACAATCTTCGTGAAGATAACTTGTATGCTGGCAAAGAAAGCTTCCATTAATTTACACCCTTTAAATaagctctgcttgctgcttgtTCTGTAAAAATACAGACTTTGTGCATAATTTGAGCAACATTACCTAAGTAAGTTGTGCATTAGGTGTACATTTCTTGTGTTATCAAATACAGCTGTTGCTATTCTTAAGAATATCAGCTCCTAagataattacaaaaatatcaTCTAAGATGCATCCTGTGATGCATATTCAAAGTGGAATGAAGTAATGAAACGTACTGCTTAAATAAGAAGCTATTCTACTTATAACTGCAGCTGTAATTGCACAAGCATTTCAACACCCATTTATTAATATGTTTAACACTTCAGCATTAATGTAAAATGTAGAACAGCAACCAAGCCTTAAAAAAGCCaatatttttctactgtttGTTCTTAAAATCTGTATCTTTTCCTGAGCCTACCTCtggcttcaaaaaaaaaaaaaaaaaaaaagagacaagtaaaAGTGgtatctgttttaaaaaaaaagcatttgctttttccttgtgCCTCACTCTGAACTCTTATATAAGACTAAAACAGTCAGATAAGACTGCAGAGCTTGACAGCAGCCCCTGCACACACACCCTTGGTAACTTGTATCATTTGGAGGTACTACTGGCTGGGTTGCAATAAGAGCCATGCACTGCATACAGGGTagttcagaaaggagaaaactgcCTTTGAATAAATGCTAGGAGGATTCTTCTCTCTTTACGCCTGTAGTGCTAATTCTTgaagtcaaagaaaataaaagcatagcAAAAGGATAAAGGATATTAACAGTACTGTCATGGTTATTAAATGACAGTTAGTGCGTATGCGTTTATCACAGGATGAAAATGAATTGGAACTGTAATAcacaattttactttttctagTTATAATGAAGCAAGAGCACAGAGATGAGGTGGATTTGTCTACTGTTCCATCCTTGGCACTGCCTCACACGAGCAACGTCCAAGGCCTACATTCTATCCGAACTCAGTTGCCTTCACCAGAGCAAGGCCATCCTCATGACAATTTACTGTCTACATCACCCAGGAGCCTTGTGTGTCCAGTTCAACCACCATATACAGCAATGGTGACCTCAGCGGTATCCCACCTGTCGCATATGCAAGGTAGAAATCTTAGTCCAAGTGAAGAGTGTCATGTTTTGCCCCCTGCTGTGGTTCAGTCTTTTCAGGTAACATCACCACCTCCTGTGAGGCCTTCCTATCAGCCTATGCAGTCCAGCGATGTGTACAACGAACAGTCTGGTCTTCCTATGAACTCTGCCTCCAGCCAAGGATTTGATGctatttcatttcagcaagACACAGCTGTACCTCATCTGATAAATCTTAGCTGCCAAGCTCTACCACCAATGCCGTTCCATTCTTCAAATCCAGGTTCTGTGTCAACATCGAGTGCAGCAGGGCACCCGCTAGCACGCTCAGCACATTCAGGACAGTCATCTTCGCACCTGCCGTCGATGGGATACCACTGCCCAAGCGCCGGGCAGGCCTCCGTCCCTTCTGCAATGAGTCGCTCCCTAGGGCAGTCttctccccagctgcagcaagTCCCATACCATTCTACAAACCCAGCGTCCACTTCCCCATCCCCAACAGCTTCCCATCCTTTGGTCCATTCACCGCTGTCCGGACCATCGTCGCCCCAGCTACAACCTATGCCTTACCAATCTCCTAGTTCAGGACCTGCCTCATCTCCCCCACCAGCCACTGTAAGTCAGTCGGGACAGCACTCCCCTCAAGCACATAGTCCTGCACTGGGAGGTCTTAATGCAGCTTCATCTTTAGTGCACCATCCCGTGTGCGATTCATCTCCATTTTCACCAGATGGGGCAGCTATTAACATTAAACCAGAACCTGAAGATCGAGAATTGAATTTTCAGATAGGACTACAAGACATCACACTGGATGACGGTAAGTGGATTTAATAGTTTAATACTAGGGTATAATTACAAATTACACTAAACCAAAACTCATTGAAGGAAAGGGTTATTTTGTTTAGATCACACTCCTCTTCACAGAAGTATATTTGTGCTATAAAAATGCAGTCGTATTTTTGCATCCAAAGCAATGACTTATTTAAAACTAATAGCAGTCATACAGTTGAACTAGCTTAGCATACAGTCTGCCTGTAGCCTTTGTTTTTAGTCCTAAAACAAGGCCAGAGAATTAATTCCTGCATATTTACACATTATCTACGGGGGATTAATTTGAAGCCTCTTCTTATTGTCTTTCCAGCATATTTCAGTGAAAGTCATCAAAATATCTGAGTTACATAACTGTAGTTCAGATCATGATTTCATGGAGCTATCCCAGTTTCGAGAGGCAGGCTGTTTTGCTGAAAGTACCGCACGTGCATTTTGGCACCATCTTAGCCTCTTCCTAGACTGCAGAAAAGCTGCCGTCATTCAGCACCTCTGCTCACTGTAGCTGTTAGCTTTCTCCTTACCGCTTTGGCTACATTTTTGAGAAATTCACCAGCTTCCTGTAAACAAGGACCATGATGGGAGGCATTCTGATGCTAAGGCCAGACCGTAAAATCCTTAACTTCTAATACCTGGACAGCGTTCATTTAGAAAACCAAGTGGAAAGTAGCAGTTACCAGATGCTGAGTGTTGGGAGTATTTTAGGCATGCGTGAGAAGGAATTCAAAGAAAGTGGCAGATTGAAGTGACTGAAAGAGCAGAAGGCCTGGCCTTAACAGGTATGTAGAAGGTATTTGATATTAATGATGGGCACCTTACTAGTATCTATTTTCTCCAGTAGGTTTAGCTGTAGTTTTTTAGTTATTCCTTGCAAGCATAGGCTATCTGTTAAATATCCACATCAGTCAGCTTTCCTtgaattagaaaggaaaaaaagagaccaGCTCTTTCCAGGACATGCTGAGAGAAGGGGAAGACTTTAggaaacagaatatttaaaattcctACGTCCATGCTAGAGGAGTGAGAATGAAATCTGTTTCCAAGAAGTGTCACGTTGGAACCTGTCTCTTAGCCTGCTTCCCTTCACACTCacaaaaaagatacagaaattggaaaataaaaaacaaaccacctaAATACTGTAGTTAAACTCTTCACACTGTAAGCAGAGGCATTTAGCATTTATGAGCAGCTCAGTTTGGAAGTTCCTGCCTGGAAGTCAGGATAAATGCAcagtagagaaaagaaagcaaactttttACCCCTATGGCACAAGTTGGAATTTCTTCTAGaaactgttttttctgcttaacAATGAAATTACTGAGTTGTTTCTATGCTGACAAACATATTCTTTCAATAGCAAGAAAACCTGAAAGAGCCATGCTTAAAGTGTACCCATTTGCTAATATGttagagaaataaaaccagTATGCAGAAGATACAAATGACCACAGTTTCaataattattctttaaaataatgctgGCTGTGGAAGTTAGTCTCATAACCTGTGGCTGCACTGTTTGCTTCCTACCTGGAAAACAAcgtatttttaaatgctaaacAACCCCCTGGCATAAGCTGTACGTTTACAAGTGCTTAAGTGATGTTCATTGCAGTTCAGTATTACTGCCATTCAGTGACTGAATTGTTCAGACGTAGAATtctgagaaatggaaaactgGTGGGTTTTATTCTTATTCAGTCTGCCAGTTCAGGTTGGATGCCGAGCCTGAAACTTGCTGTTCCAAAAGTCTTAAAGAGCACAGTGACATGAAACAAGCCGCTCATGTTCTCACCATGAATAAATACACCCTGTCTTTAACCAGtttgtggtttaaaaaataaaaaaatgtttagacaggaactttttaaaatctatcTAATGTTTTACTGTGGTTTatgaaataattagaaaaactTACTTTTGTTTATTATTGAATCTTAGTT from Lagopus muta isolate bLagMut1 chromosome 12, bLagMut1 primary, whole genome shotgun sequence includes the following:
- the NFATC3 gene encoding nuclear factor of activated T-cells, cytoplasmic 3 isoform X3, whose product is MTTANCGANDEFDFRLIFGEDGQPGPGPPLGPADLESDDCASIYIFNVDQPSSSVNQPICIPRHGLQSHSSPLSPPTRLQSHKNYEGTGEVPESKYSPLGGPKPFECPSIQITSISPNCHQGIEANEDELHTNGTENEYMERPSRDHLYLPLEPSYRESSLSPSPASSISSRSWFSDASSCESISHVYDDVDSELNEAAARFTLGSPLASPGGSPRGPNDESWQQPYGFGHALSPRQSPCHSPRTSITDENWLSPRPTSRPSSRPTSPCGKRRHSSAEICYAGSLSPHHSPTPSPGHSPRGSITEDTWLNTSIHNVQGLNSGLSPFQCCTETDIPLKTRKTSEDQTATLSGKIDICPEEQGNLSSSLENAVDDCSGSQHALKKDLPGDQFLSVPSHFTWNKPKPGHTPIFRTSSLPPLDWPLPSHYGQCELKIEVQPKTHHRAHYETEGSRGAVKASTGGHPVVKLLGYSEKPVNLQMFIGTADDRYLRPHAFYQVHRITGKTVATASQEIIIASTKVLEIPLLPENNMSASIDCAGILKLRNSDIELRKGETDIGRKNTRVRLVFRVHIPQPSGKVLSLQTASIPVECSQRSAQELPQIEKYSINSCSVNGGHEMVVTGSNFLPESKIIFFEKGQDGRPQWEVEGKIIREKCQGANIILEIPPYHNKTITAAVQVQFYLCNGKRKKSQSQRFTYTPVIMKQEHRDEVDLSTVPSLALPHTSNVQGLHSIRTQLPSPEQGHPHDNLLSTSPRSLVCPVQPPYTAMVTSAVSHLSHMQGRNLSPSEECHVLPPAVVQSFQVTSPPPVRPSYQPMQSSDVYNEQSGLPMNSASSQGFDAISFQQDTAVPHLINLSCQALPPMPFHSSNPGSVSTSSAAGHPLARSAHSGQSSSHLPSMGYHCPSAGQASVPSAMSRSLGQSSPQLQQVPYHSTNPASTSPSPTASHPLVHSPLSGPSSPQLQPMPYQSPSSGPASSPPPATVSQSGQHSPQAHSPALGGLNAASSLVHHPVCDSSPFSPDGAAINIKPEPEDRELNFQIGLQDITLDDVNEIIGRDMSQISVSHGTTVATQSPCTCPGSLETRISDGIQ
- the NFATC3 gene encoding nuclear factor of activated T-cells, cytoplasmic 3 isoform X2, translating into MNPDLESDDCASIYIFNVDQPSSSVNQPICIPRHGLQSHSSPLSPPTRLQSHKNYEGTGEVPESKYSPLGGPKPFECPSIQITSISPNCHQGIEANEDELHTNGTENEYMERPSRDHLYLPLEPSYRESSLSPSPASSISSRSWFSDASSCESISHVYDDVDSELNEAAARFTLGSPLASPGGSPRGPNDESWQQPYGFGHALSPRQSPCHSPRTSITDENWLSPRPTSRPSSRPTSPCGKRRHSSAEICYAGSLSPHHSPTPSPGHSPRGSITEDTWLNTSIHNVQGLNSGLSPFQCCTETDIPLKTRKTSEDQTATLSGKIDICPEEQGNLSSSLENAVDDCSGSQHALKKDLPGDQFLSVPSHFTWNKPKPGHTPIFRTSSLPPLDWPLPSHYGQCELKIEVQPKTHHRAHYETEGSRGAVKASTGGHPVVKLLGYSEKPVNLQMFIGTADDRYLRPHAFYQVHRITGKTVATASQEIIIASTKVLEIPLLPENNMSASIDCAGILKLRNSDIELRKGETDIGRKNTRVRLVFRVHIPQPSGKVLSLQTASIPVECSQRSAQELPQIEKYSINSCSVNGGHEMVVTGSNFLPESKIIFFEKGQDGRPQWEVEGKIIREKCQGANIILEIPPYHNKTITAAVQVQFYLCNGKRKKSQSQRFTYTPVIMKQEHRDEVDLSTVPSLALPHTSNVQGLHSIRTQLPSPEQGHPHDNLLSTSPRSLVCPVQPPYTAMVTSAVSHLSHMQGRNLSPSEECHVLPPAVVQSFQVTSPPPVRPSYQPMQSSDVYNEQSGLPMNSASSQGFDAISFQQDTAVPHLINLSCQALPPMPFHSSNPGSVSTSSAAGHPLARSAHSGQSSSHLPSMGYHCPSAGQASVPSAMSRSLGQSSPQLQQVPYHSTNPASTSPSPTASHPLVHSPLSGPSSPQLQPMPYQSPSSGPASSPPPATVSQSGQHSPQAHSPALGGLNAASSLVHHPVCDSSPFSPDGAAINIKPEPEDRELNFQIGLQDITLDDDSFISDLEYQPSGSTEKWTQHSALMSNSYVENLEVNEIIGRDMSQISVSHGTTVATQSPCTCPGSLETRISDGIQ
- the NFATC3 gene encoding nuclear factor of activated T-cells, cytoplasmic 3 isoform X1, which gives rise to MTTANCGANDEFDFRLIFGEDGQPGPGPPLGPADLESDDCASIYIFNVDQPSSSVNQPICIPRHGLQSHSSPLSPPTRLQSHKNYEGTGEVPESKYSPLGGPKPFECPSIQITSISPNCHQGIEANEDELHTNGTENEYMERPSRDHLYLPLEPSYRESSLSPSPASSISSRSWFSDASSCESISHVYDDVDSELNEAAARFTLGSPLASPGGSPRGPNDESWQQPYGFGHALSPRQSPCHSPRTSITDENWLSPRPTSRPSSRPTSPCGKRRHSSAEICYAGSLSPHHSPTPSPGHSPRGSITEDTWLNTSIHNVQGLNSGLSPFQCCTETDIPLKTRKTSEDQTATLSGKIDICPEEQGNLSSSLENAVDDCSGSQHALKKDLPGDQFLSVPSHFTWNKPKPGHTPIFRTSSLPPLDWPLPSHYGQCELKIEVQPKTHHRAHYETEGSRGAVKASTGGHPVVKLLGYSEKPVNLQMFIGTADDRYLRPHAFYQVHRITGKTVATASQEIIIASTKVLEIPLLPENNMSASIDCAGILKLRNSDIELRKGETDIGRKNTRVRLVFRVHIPQPSGKVLSLQTASIPVECSQRSAQELPQIEKYSINSCSVNGGHEMVVTGSNFLPESKIIFFEKGQDGRPQWEVEGKIIREKCQGANIILEIPPYHNKTITAAVQVQFYLCNGKRKKSQSQRFTYTPVIMKQEHRDEVDLSTVPSLALPHTSNVQGLHSIRTQLPSPEQGHPHDNLLSTSPRSLVCPVQPPYTAMVTSAVSHLSHMQGRNLSPSEECHVLPPAVVQSFQVTSPPPVRPSYQPMQSSDVYNEQSGLPMNSASSQGFDAISFQQDTAVPHLINLSCQALPPMPFHSSNPGSVSTSSAAGHPLARSAHSGQSSSHLPSMGYHCPSAGQASVPSAMSRSLGQSSPQLQQVPYHSTNPASTSPSPTASHPLVHSPLSGPSSPQLQPMPYQSPSSGPASSPPPATVSQSGQHSPQAHSPALGGLNAASSLVHHPVCDSSPFSPDGAAINIKPEPEDRELNFQIGLQDITLDDDSFISDLEYQPSGSTEKWTQHSALMSNSYVENLEVNEIIGRDMSQISVSHGTTVATQSPCTCPGSLETRISDGIQ